The sequence TTCAGCGGGAAGCTTTTATATGAATTCCTGATGATAAAAGAGGCCTGGTTCAGGTCGAAAGGGGCAATATTATGCGAGATGTCAACAATAGTGGCATCTGGTAGCTGGGTCAGAATGGTACCTTTTACACTTGCCAGATAGGGATCTTTCAGCCCCCAGTCGCTAGTGAGCGTGATAACAGGCATAATATCGCGTTATTCAGATAAACTTTTCGGAAGATAAAAAAATCCCTTACTTTTGTGAAAGCCAAAGTTACAAATTTTATTCTCACCTTACTTTATGACTGAAAAAGTTTTTAGTATCGAATCTTACAGTGCCCTTGATATCTATGGAGTGAATGATATAAATCTGAACCTGATAAAAGCGAACTTCCCTAAACTTAAGTTCATTGTCAGGGGTGAGTTTATCAAAGTCATGGGTGAGCAGAGCGAGATTAATAATTTTGAAGATAAGTTTTCACTTTTGCTTCTTCATTTCGAAAAGTTCGGCAGGCTGGTTGAAAATGATATACTCCAGATTCTCAGTGGGGAAGAGGGAGAGTCCTATGCCGCAGGCATAGATACCAGCGATATTCTCGTTCATGGGCGATATGGCATGCTGATAAAAGCCCGCACAGCAAACCAGCAAAAGATGGTAGATAGCAGTGAAAAGAATGATCTGGTTATTGCCTTCGGCCCTGCCGGCACCGGCAAAACATATACGGCTGTGGCGCTGGCTGTGAGGGCATTGAAGAACAGGGAAGTGAAGCGCATCATTCTCACCCGTCCTGCTGTCGAAGCCGGCGAGAACCTGGGATTCCTCCCCGGCGACCTGAAAGATAAACTCGATCCCTACCTGCAGCCTTTGTATGATGCTCTCAGGGATATGCTGCCCACCCCGAAACTCCTGGCGTATATGGAAGATGGAACTATCGAGATAGCCCCGCTGGCCTTCATGCGCGGTCGTACACTCGACAATGTTTTTGCCATCCTCGACGAAGCACAGAATGCCACTAAACCCCAGATGAAGATGTTCCTAACGCGCATGGGTAAGTCAGCCAAATTTATCGTCACCGGCGATATCACTCAAATTGACCTGCCCGGCAATCAGCCCTCAGGATTGGTGCATGCCACCAAAATTCTGGCCAATATAAAAGGTATTGCCATCGTCGTGCTTGATGAATCCGATATCATACGCCATAAGTTGGTGTCGCGCATACTTAAAGCCTATCATTCCGAAAATCAATAATAAAAAGATAAAAACAAACGTGTTATTTGTCATGAGAAATGCATTGATAAAAACAAATTTTTCTTTGCCTGATAAGATAAATCTTTATACTGGTAAGGTAAGGGATGTGTACAATATTAATGATCAATACCTGTTGATGGTCGTTACCGACCGTATATCGGCGTTTGATGTAGTCCTTCCGCGGGGAATCCCATATAAAGGACAGGTGCTCAATCAGATCACAACAAAATTCCTCGATGCCACCGAGGACATCCTCCCCAACTGGAAAATAGCCATTCCCGACCCCATGGTTACCTTCGGCAGGATTTGCCAGCCTTTTAAAGTGGAGATGGTCGTACGTGGCTATCTGGCCGGCCATGCCTGGCGGGAATATAAAAGCGGAAAACGCAGCCTTTGCGGTGTTGCCCTCCCTGAAGGCATGAAAGAAAATGAAAAGTTTCCGGAACCAATCATTACTCCCACCACCAAAGCCATAATTGGCCATGATGAGGATGTATCACGTGAAGAGATCATCCGGAGTGGGCTGGTGCCGGAAGAAGAGTACGCACAACTTGAAAAATATACACTGGCACTCTTCCGCAGGGGTGCTGAAATGGCCGATAAAATGGGTTTGATACTGGTCGATACAAAATATGAGTTCGGCAAGGCCGGCAACAGGATTTACCTTATCGATGAAATACATACACCCGACTCATCGCGCTATTTTTACAAGGAAGGCTATGAAGACCGGCTGCGTGCAGGTGAACCTCAGAAACAGCTTTCAAAGGAATTTGTCCGTGAATGGCTCATGGACCACGGCTTCCAGGGCAGGGAAGGACAACAGATACCAGAAATGGATGACCGTTTTGTGAACCAGGTCTCTGAAAGGTATATTGAATTATATGAGAGTATAACCGGTGAAAAATTTGTCAGATCTGATGTCACTGATGTTTTTAAAAGAGTGGAAGATAATGTAATCCGCTTTCTGAAAGCTTACAACAGATAAACAAACTTATATGTTATGATCCCATTTTCGCCACCACGCATTGATCAGAAAATCATCAACGCCGTCGTTGATACTCTTCGCTCCGGATGGATAACAACAGGGCCCAAGGTTAAGCTCTTCGAACAGAAATTGACACAATATGGCGGGCATAAAGCCACCCTGTGTGTCAACTCCTGTACAGCCGGACTGGAACTTATGTTGCGCTGGTTTGGCGTGAAGGAAGGCGATGAGGTCATCGTTCCTGTTTACACCTTTGCCGCTACAGCCAATGTCGTCATCCATTGTGGTGCTAAACCTGTATTGGTCGATTGCGGCGAAGATTTCAATATCACTGTTGAAAATATTGAAAATGCCATCACCACGCGGACAAAGGTCATTATGCCTGTCGATCTGGCCGGATTCCCGTGCGATTACGATAAGATCAATGCCTTGGTCAGAAGTGACAAAGTCAGGAGAAAGTTTAATCCCGGTAATGATATTCAGACAAAACTCGGCAGGATACTGATCCTGTCCGATGCTGCACACAGTGTAGGCGCCGTTTACAAGGGCAAGCGGACAGGCGCTCTCACCGATGTGAGCGTGTACTCGTTCCATGCTGTTAAAAACCTTACCACAGCCGAAGGCGGTGCCATTTGCCTTAACCTGGGTGAAGAATTTGATCATCCAAATCTGTACAAAGAGCTGGCAATTAAATCGTTGCATGGCCAAACCAAAGATGCCCTGGCGAAATTCGGCACAGCCAACTGGCGGTACGATATCATAGAACCTGGTTATAAATGCAATCTTACCGATATTCAGGCAGCTATCGGACTGATTGAACTGGAACGATATGATAAAGACATGCTGGTGAGACGCAAGGAAATATTTGATTTTTATTCCCGTATGTTCTCCACCTGCAAATGGGCCCAGCTACCCCTCTATGAAACAGATAGCAGGACATCTTCCTTCCACGTTTACCTGCTGAGGATCAAGGGTGTGAATGAGCAGCAAAGAGACCAGATCATCATCAGGATTTTTGATAACGGGGTAGCTGTCAATGTCCATTTCATCCCGCTGGCCATGATGAGCTATTATAAATCGGCCGGATACACTATCACAGATTACCCTGTCGCCTTCGACAACTACTCCAGGGTAATCAGCCTGCCTGTCTATTATGACCTCTCAGATGAACAACTGGATATTGTGGTGCGGGCAGTCAGGAAATCTGTAGAACAGGTAATAAAAAAATAAAAGAATGATGAAAAGAATTTTTGACCTTGTTCTGGCTGTTCTGTTCATCATTATATTATCACCCCTGATGGTTCTGATTTCCCTTTATATTATTCTGGATTCCCCGGGAGGTGTCATCTTCCGGCAAAGCCGTGTCGGAAAGAATAACAGAGACTTTACTATTTTAAAATTCCGGACTATGTTCACGGATTTCTCTGAAAAAGGATTGCTCACTATAGGTTCCGGCGATGCCCGTATTACTCGTGCCGGCAGAACGCTCCGGAAGTATAAACTCGACGAGATTCCACAGCTTTTTAATATCCTTTCGGGAAATATGAGCTTCGTAGGTCCTCGGCCTGAAGTGCGCAAATATGTTGAATTATATGATGAAGAACAGAAGAAAATCCTCTCTGTCCGGCCTGGTCTCACCGATTATGCATCACTTCAGTTCATCAGGGAAAGTGATATCCTTGGAAATTCCCCTGATCCTGAAGAGACCTATATACATTATCTTATGCCGGAAAAACTGAAACTCAACCTTCTTTACATACAAAGCCAAAGTATCCTGACTGATCTGAAAATCATTCTTAAGACAGTGTGGCAGATTAGCCCATTGTTTAAGGATAGAGTTAAATAAACATAAATCATTTCAAAATTTTTCCCAGTATTTTAAGCTCGCGGACCTTATCGGCATAACCCAGCGATTCATAGGAGTAGAGGAGGTTGCTGATCAGCCTTTGCAGGATAGTGCGGTTATTACAGGGATAATAATAGGATTTCTCAGGTTTCACCTTTAGCTGCCTGATATATTGATCAATCTCCCTTCTGGTGAAGATAGCCCCTTTATTAAATGGATTAATGTAAAAAAGAATATCCTTTTCATTTACGATTTGTTCACTGCCTTCCATGATTTCATTCAGATAGGCCAGTATGAAATGTTGTGGCAGGTTAACACCATATACCGGCAGGTCAAGTTTATGGGCAATGATGATATAAATCATGCCCAGAGAGAGAGGATTACCTTTTTTTGTCTCCAGTACCGTGTTGATATGGGAATTCTGCGGCGCACTGATGTTGCTCTTATTCCCGCTGAATTTATGAATATCGAATAATATGTTGTTGATGACTTTCACTTTCTCCAGCGAGGTGAGGTCATTGTTTATTTCTAGCCATATATCCTGTTTGATATGTTGCAGTTGCCTCCTGATTTTATCTTCATCCAGATCAGGATACTGGTGTCGGGTTATCAGCAGGAAGCCTTTCAGCAGGTCCTGATGCCCTTTATTGGCCCAGTCTTTTAAACCGGCATATAAACTATCGAACTGCAGCTTGTGAAGGATCACTTCTATCCGCTCCTGGATGACATTATCAAATGCATTTTCCCACGCTGATTCCAGAACCGGAATAGCATCAACACCATAGGTGTAAATTTTCTCCTGTATCTTCTCATAGATGTGATTATCCGGATCATCCAGAAGACTGATCAGCGCATGAAGTTCTTTATATTCAGAATAATCTTGCATTATTTATTTTCAATAGTCATGTGTTCATTCTCACAACTTATTCCTAAGTCTCTCCAGAAGTACCTGTATCAGTTTATCAATTTTAGTTTTGTAGTCCGGATCAAATTGTCCCGTAGCCCTGTTAGCAACGGCTATACAGATGGTCAGGGCATGATGGCCCAGAAGTCCGCATAAACCATATAGGGCAGAGCTTTCCATCTCAAAGTTGGTGATCTTTAAATCCTGATACCGGAAGGTTACGATTTTTTCATTCAGTTCAGGATATGCCAGTTTCAGGCGTAATGACCTGCCCTGGGGCCCATAAAAGCCCGGAGCGGTTATGGTTATGCCCCGGATGAAATGATCGCCAAGCTGCTGAATGAGCTTCTGTGAAGCCTTTACAGCATAGGGCCGTGACAAGAATTCCGGCCATCGTGTATGACGAATGAATGCCTCCGATAATTCCTTTTCAACGATATGTTTATTATCCGCATAAAAATTCATGACGCCGTCAAGTCCCAATGCATATTCAGCGACAATAAACCCGTTTAACGGAATATCCGGCTGTATGGCTCCTGACGTCCCCAGTCGGATGATGTTCAGTGCCGTATGTTGTTCTTTCCGTCTTCGGGTCTTCAGGTCGATATTGACCAGGGCATCCAGCTCATTAACTACAATATCGATGTTATCCGCACCCATACCGGTTGAAAGCACAGTAACCCGGCGGGTATTCAGGTATCCTGTGTGTGAAATGATCTCACGGTTCTGGATTTCCCACTCTATGCTGTCGAAGTATTTTGATATGTCAGGGACCCGCTGCGGGTCACCGGTGACGATGATAGTATGCGCCAGTTGCTCCGGCTTTAATCGTAAATGGTATATGCTGCCGTCAGAATTTATGATCAGTTCAGAATCGGAAAATTTTTCCATTCAATGAAGATTTCTTACACTGCTTTTTAAAGCTAACTTTGCTTATACGTAGGAAGTTCAGGAATGGTTGAGAAAAAGTTGATTTTAGATTTATTATGAAGATATACAACGAGTTATGGACAGTTCTATAATAAAGGCGGAAATCATTACCATCGGTGACGAGCTTCTTATAGGCCAGGTCGTCGACACAAACTCCGCATGGATGGCTTCTGAATTGAATAATATCGGCGTCGAGGTCGTTCAGATCACCAGCATATCCGATGAAAAAGAGTCAATTATCAAAACGCTGGCCGATGCCACAACCAGAGCCGACATTGTACTAATGACAGGTGGACTTGGGCCTACCAAAGATGATATTACAAAAGCCGCATTATGTGATTACTTCCATACGACCCTGCGGTTTGATCCTGTCGCCCTTGAAAATGTGACGCGTCTCTTCTGCAGCAGGGGAATGGAAGTCACCGAACGCAACCGCAAACAAGCGGAAGTGCCGGCAAACTGCACTCCTGTGAAAAATGACATTGGCACCGCCCCCGGCATGTGGTTTGAAGACAAGGGAAGAATCATCGTTTCGATGCCCGGCGTTCCTTTTGAAATGAAACACATGATGAGCCATTATATTTTACCGAAAGTGATACAATTGCAGCATGATGGTATTATCATCCATAAGACCATAATAACACAAGGAATAGGCGAATCGGCTTTGTGCGACATGCTCACCGGATGGGAAGAAACCTTACCCCGGCATATTCACTTGGCTTATCTTCCGCAACCCGGAGTGATCCGCTTACGCCTCACAGCCAAAGGATCGAACAGGGAACGCCTGTCCCGTGATATTACAGAACAGGTTGAAAAGCTAAAAACAATCATTCCCGATTACATCTTTGGTTATGACGATGATACGCTGGAAAAAATTATCGGCAGGATTTTAAAGGAAAAAAAACTGACGTTATCTACTGCTGAAAGCTGCACCGGTGGATATATTGCTCACCTGATCACCTCTGTTCCGGGAAGTTCGGATTATTACACCGGTTCTGTCATAGCTTACTCAAATGTAATAAAGAAAAAAATTCTCGGCGTCAGCCAAAAGTTGTTGGTCAGGCATGGCGCTGTCAGCGAGGAGGTTGTCACTTCAATGGCTGTGGGAGTGAAAAAGAAATTTCATACCGATTTTGCGATTGCTACCTCCGGTATTGCCGGGCCTGACGGCGGCACACCTGACAAACCGGTCGGCACAGTGTGGATCGCTGTCGCCACACCCGACAGGGTAATAGCACAGAGATTCCGCTTTGGTCAACACCGTGAAAGCAATATAAAAAGAACTGCTGCCGCAGGATTGAATCTCCTCCGGAGTTTAATTAGATTTTAATTGACCCATGACTTAAGTCATTTCCCATGACTTAAGTCATGGGTGAGATAAAAAAAAATTTCAGATTTGTTAATTATAATAAAAATCCTGACCTTTGCAGTCCTTTTTTAAAAAAGAATAATCAGAAAATAAATCAGGCCATGGCACGTATTTGTGAAATAACAGGCAAGAAAGCGATGGTTGGGAATAACGTCTCCCACTCAAATATCAAAACAAAGAGAAAATTCCACCCCAACCTCCAGACGAAGAAGTTTTATGTTCCTGAGGAAGATAAATGGATCACCTTGCGGGTATCAGCCGCCGGTATCAGAAATATCAACCGGAAAGGCATCTATGCCTGTCTTAAGAAAGCCAGGGAAAAAGGATATCTCCAGAAGTAAAACACCGATACTGACATATGAGATGCTGTTGCTTTCCGGCAGCAGCATTTTTTATTAATGAGACTCAAATTTTACAAACAAAGTGCAGTAAAATTTGTAAGTCGAATTGATCCCGGCTG comes from Bacteroidota bacterium and encodes:
- a CDS encoding PhoH family protein, translating into MTEKVFSIESYSALDIYGVNDINLNLIKANFPKLKFIVRGEFIKVMGEQSEINNFEDKFSLLLLHFEKFGRLVENDILQILSGEEGESYAAGIDTSDILVHGRYGMLIKARTANQQKMVDSSEKNDLVIAFGPAGTGKTYTAVALAVRALKNREVKRIILTRPAVEAGENLGFLPGDLKDKLDPYLQPLYDALRDMLPTPKLLAYMEDGTIEIAPLAFMRGRTLDNVFAILDEAQNATKPQMKMFLTRMGKSAKFIVTGDITQIDLPGNQPSGLVHATKILANIKGIAIVVLDESDIIRHKLVSRILKAYHSENQ
- a CDS encoding phosphoribosylaminoimidazolesuccinocarboxamide synthase, whose translation is MRNALIKTNFSLPDKINLYTGKVRDVYNINDQYLLMVVTDRISAFDVVLPRGIPYKGQVLNQITTKFLDATEDILPNWKIAIPDPMVTFGRICQPFKVEMVVRGYLAGHAWREYKSGKRSLCGVALPEGMKENEKFPEPIITPTTKAIIGHDEDVSREEIIRSGLVPEEEYAQLEKYTLALFRRGAEMADKMGLILVDTKYEFGKAGNRIYLIDEIHTPDSSRYFYKEGYEDRLRAGEPQKQLSKEFVREWLMDHGFQGREGQQIPEMDDRFVNQVSERYIELYESITGEKFVRSDVTDVFKRVEDNVIRFLKAYNR
- a CDS encoding DegT/DnrJ/EryC1/StrS aminotransferase family protein, with product MIPFSPPRIDQKIINAVVDTLRSGWITTGPKVKLFEQKLTQYGGHKATLCVNSCTAGLELMLRWFGVKEGDEVIVPVYTFAATANVVIHCGAKPVLVDCGEDFNITVENIENAITTRTKVIMPVDLAGFPCDYDKINALVRSDKVRRKFNPGNDIQTKLGRILILSDAAHSVGAVYKGKRTGALTDVSVYSFHAVKNLTTAEGGAICLNLGEEFDHPNLYKELAIKSLHGQTKDALAKFGTANWRYDIIEPGYKCNLTDIQAAIGLIELERYDKDMLVRRKEIFDFYSRMFSTCKWAQLPLYETDSRTSSFHVYLLRIKGVNEQQRDQIIIRIFDNGVAVNVHFIPLAMMSYYKSAGYTITDYPVAFDNYSRVISLPVYYDLSDEQLDIVVRAVRKSVEQVIKK
- a CDS encoding sugar transferase, whose amino-acid sequence is MKRIFDLVLAVLFIIILSPLMVLISLYIILDSPGGVIFRQSRVGKNNRDFTILKFRTMFTDFSEKGLLTIGSGDARITRAGRTLRKYKLDEIPQLFNILSGNMSFVGPRPEVRKYVELYDEEQKKILSVRPGLTDYASLQFIRESDILGNSPDPEETYIHYLMPEKLKLNLLYIQSQSILTDLKIILKTVWQISPLFKDRVK
- a CDS encoding nucleoside phosphorylase; protein product: MEKFSDSELIINSDGSIYHLRLKPEQLAHTIIVTGDPQRVPDISKYFDSIEWEIQNREIISHTGYLNTRRVTVLSTGMGADNIDIVVNELDALVNIDLKTRRRKEQHTALNIIRLGTSGAIQPDIPLNGFIVAEYALGLDGVMNFYADNKHIVEKELSEAFIRHTRWPEFLSRPYAVKASQKLIQQLGDHFIRGITITAPGFYGPQGRSLRLKLAYPELNEKIVTFRYQDLKITNFEMESSALYGLCGLLGHHALTICIAVANRATGQFDPDYKTKIDKLIQVLLERLRNKL
- a CDS encoding transglutaminase-like domain-containing protein; the encoded protein is MQDYSEYKELHALISLLDDPDNHIYEKIQEKIYTYGVDAIPVLESAWENAFDNVIQERIEVILHKLQFDSLYAGLKDWANKGHQDLLKGFLLITRHQYPDLDEDKIRRQLQHIKQDIWLEINNDLTSLEKVKVINNILFDIHKFSGNKSNISAPQNSHINTVLETKKGNPLSLGMIYIIIAHKLDLPVYGVNLPQHFILAYLNEIMEGSEQIVNEKDILFYINPFNKGAIFTRREIDQYIRQLKVKPEKSYYYPCNNRTILQRLISNLLYSYESLGYADKVRELKILGKILK
- the rpmB gene encoding 50S ribosomal protein L28; the protein is MARICEITGKKAMVGNNVSHSNIKTKRKFHPNLQTKKFYVPEEDKWITLRVSAAGIRNINRKGIYACLKKAREKGYLQK
- a CDS encoding competence/damage-inducible protein A; this encodes MDSSIIKAEIITIGDELLIGQVVDTNSAWMASELNNIGVEVVQITSISDEKESIIKTLADATTRADIVLMTGGLGPTKDDITKAALCDYFHTTLRFDPVALENVTRLFCSRGMEVTERNRKQAEVPANCTPVKNDIGTAPGMWFEDKGRIIVSMPGVPFEMKHMMSHYILPKVIQLQHDGIIIHKTIITQGIGESALCDMLTGWEETLPRHIHLAYLPQPGVIRLRLTAKGSNRERLSRDITEQVEKLKTIIPDYIFGYDDDTLEKIIGRILKEKKLTLSTAESCTGGYIAHLITSVPGSSDYYTGSVIAYSNVIKKKILGVSQKLLVRHGAVSEEVVTSMAVGVKKKFHTDFAIATSGIAGPDGGTPDKPVGTVWIAVATPDRVIAQRFRFGQHRESNIKRTAAAGLNLLRSLIRF